Proteins encoded by one window of Flavobacteriales bacterium:
- a CDS encoding DNA polymerase III subunit delta, whose translation MKFSDIIGQQQIKNRLIGSVNSKQIAHAQMFEGPSGSGKLALAIAYAQFISCTDKQENDSCGICPSCVKISKLAHPDLNFAFPVATTKSVTKDPISNKFLETWRESVCSNAYLNIDMWIDAIGTQNKQLAIGKFEAEDIIRKLSLKSFESEFKIMIIWHADRMNASASNKLLKIIEEPLANTLFILLTEKADSILPTIYSRTQIININAVDDDSMIKYLSNEFGLDENAAKGNISFSKGNVLDAIRLANNEVENINTDSFIDWMRLCYGAKVPEIIAWTELMSTIGRERQKSFLLYSLKMTRESLIMNYEKQLVNLEEKEKGFAEKFSPFINEINAGKMSSMFSKAYSDVERNANPKVMLLDLSLKLTKLLRTKQAA comes from the coding sequence ATGAAGTTTAGCGACATTATTGGGCAGCAACAAATAAAGAATAGATTAATAGGGTCTGTTAATTCTAAGCAAATAGCCCATGCACAAATGTTTGAAGGTCCTTCCGGATCTGGAAAACTGGCTCTTGCTATTGCATACGCACAATTTATATCCTGTACCGATAAACAAGAAAATGATTCTTGTGGGATTTGTCCTTCTTGTGTTAAAATTTCAAAACTAGCTCATCCAGATCTTAATTTTGCTTTTCCAGTAGCAACTACAAAAAGCGTAACGAAAGATCCTATTAGTAATAAGTTTTTAGAAACGTGGCGAGAATCTGTTTGTTCAAACGCTTATCTGAATATTGATATGTGGATCGATGCGATTGGCACACAGAATAAACAGCTGGCCATAGGTAAATTTGAGGCGGAGGATATTATTCGAAAGCTGAGTCTAAAAAGTTTTGAATCGGAGTTCAAGATTATGATAATTTGGCATGCCGATCGAATGAATGCATCTGCTTCGAATAAATTATTGAAAATTATCGAAGAGCCTCTTGCGAACACTTTGTTTATTCTTTTAACCGAGAAGGCAGACAGTATTTTGCCTACGATTTATTCCCGAACGCAGATAATTAATATAAATGCGGTTGATGATGATTCAATGATTAAGTATTTATCTAATGAGTTTGGGTTGGATGAAAATGCAGCAAAGGGCAACATTAGTTTTTCAAAAGGGAATGTTTTGGATGCTATTAGACTCGCTAATAATGAAGTTGAGAATATAAATACCGATTCATTTATTGATTGGATGAGACTCTGCTATGGCGCTAAGGTTCCGGAAATCATTGCTTGGACAGAATTGATGTCGACAATAGGAAGGGAGCGTCAGAAGAGCTTCTTATTATACAGCTTAAAGATGACTAGAGAGAGTCTGATAATGAATTATGAGAAGCAGTTGGTGAATTTAGAAGAGAAAGAAAAAGGATTCGCAGAGAAATTCTCACCCTTCATAAATGAGATAAATGCAGGTAAAATGTCGTCGATGTTTAGTAAAGCATATTCCGATGTGGAAAGAAATGCCAACCCGAAAGTGATGTTATTAGACTTATCCTTGAAGTTAACAAAGTTGTTAAGAACAAAACAGGCGGCATAA
- a CDS encoding IPExxxVDY family protein gives MKKLVLETEDDFDFALIAISCHAKDYKICWSINKEFKFNLKREEDILIKNRNEDISYSLYIYDDELRHCTVHLIENRSGLGYLIPEQKQADYFVLVKGYFDEVEEMIKRLKKIDVVLTAYSLDPTSLKSKNNLLI, from the coding sequence ATGAAAAAATTAGTGCTTGAAACAGAAGATGATTTTGATTTTGCACTAATTGCTATTAGCTGCCATGCAAAGGACTATAAAATTTGCTGGTCGATTAATAAAGAGTTTAAGTTTAATTTAAAGCGAGAAGAGGATATCTTAATTAAAAACAGAAATGAAGATATCAGTTACTCGCTCTACATTTACGACGACGAATTAAGACATTGTACAGTCCATTTGATCGAGAATAGATCAGGATTGGGTTATTTAATACCAGAACAAAAGCAAGCAGATTACTTTGTTTTGGTAAAAGGATATTTTGACGAGGTAGAAGAGATGATAAAAAGACTAAAGAAGATTGATGTGGTTCTTACAGCGTATTCGCTTGACCCAACTTCTCTGAAGTCGAAAAATAATTTATTGATATAA
- a CDS encoding phosphoglycerate kinase, with protein MNTIDSLSFSGLKAIVRVDFNVPLDSNFKVTDDTRLRGAIPTIKKIVADGGIVILMSHLGRPKNGPENKFSLQHILKHLSNLLNQDIKFVDDCIGEKVDVAIDRLSEGDILLLENLRFYPEEKNGDIDFARKLANHADIYVNDAFGTAHREHASTAVIAQFFENKKVFGALMTKEITNLNILEENAKKPYTAIVGGAKISGKIDILNELMAKTTNIIIGGGMAFTFIKAMGGKIGDSLVEEDKLELALDVLVKAKKLGVNIFLPEDATLADSFSNEANTSYSKIDEIPDGWMGLDLGEKSIETFKKVIADSKTILWNGPMGVFEFSNFANGTKEIAYAIAGSTSNNAYSLVGGGDSVAAINYFNLEDKISYVSTGGGALLEYIEGKELPGIKAILK; from the coding sequence ATGAATACAATAGACAGCCTTAGTTTTTCTGGACTGAAAGCCATAGTTAGAGTAGACTTTAATGTACCTCTAGACAGTAATTTTAAAGTAACTGATGACACTCGGCTTCGAGGAGCGATTCCGACTATTAAAAAGATTGTGGCTGATGGAGGTATTGTGATTTTAATGTCTCACTTAGGCAGACCTAAAAATGGTCCAGAGAACAAGTTTTCATTACAACATATTCTCAAACATCTTTCTAATTTATTAAATCAGGATATAAAATTTGTTGATGACTGTATTGGAGAAAAGGTTGACGTTGCTATTGACCGTTTATCTGAAGGAGATATTTTACTCTTGGAAAACTTACGTTTCTATCCAGAAGAGAAAAACGGTGATATAGACTTTGCAAGAAAATTAGCGAACCATGCAGACATTTATGTAAACGATGCATTCGGGACAGCCCATAGAGAACATGCTAGTACAGCTGTTATCGCACAATTTTTTGAAAACAAAAAAGTATTTGGCGCTCTTATGACAAAGGAGATCACCAACTTAAACATTCTTGAAGAAAATGCAAAAAAACCATATACAGCCATTGTAGGTGGCGCAAAAATTAGCGGTAAAATCGATATTCTAAATGAGCTAATGGCAAAGACGACCAATATCATTATTGGAGGTGGAATGGCATTTACTTTCATAAAAGCAATGGGAGGAAAAATTGGAGATTCACTTGTGGAAGAAGACAAACTTGAATTAGCTCTTGACGTTTTGGTCAAAGCGAAAAAGTTAGGTGTAAATATCTTTTTACCGGAAGATGCCACATTAGCAGATTCGTTCAGCAATGAGGCAAACACAAGTTATTCTAAAATCGACGAAATTCCCGATGGTTGGATGGGATTGGATCTTGGAGAAAAGAGCATCGAAACATTTAAAAAAGTAATTGCCGATTCGAAAACAATATTATGGAATGGGCCAATGGGGGTATTTGAATTCTCAAACTTCGCCAATGGAACTAAAGAAATAGCTTATGCAATTGCCGGTTCTACTTCCAATAATGCGTATTCATTAGTTGGAGGAGGAGATTCCGTTGCAGCAATAAATTATTTTAATCTAGAAGATAAAATCAGTTATGTCTCTACTGGGGGCGGTGCTCTTTTAGAATATATTGAAGGAAAGGAATTACCGGGTATAAAGGCAATTCTTAAGTAA
- a CDS encoding CvpA family protein, whose amino-acid sequence MNNLFDIVLIIPIVLALVKGYRKGLIIEVASLIALFLGVIVGLKYSGYAGNQLRTVGLDTDYNEIVGFICLLVVVIIGVHLIAKFIEGFVKMIFLGFANNLLGSIFAALKMGLIVSLIVFVMHALDKRTQFLDEEFKAQSRLYMPMVNFVQMAIPFIQELTKNRSEDPPLEEGEVIT is encoded by the coding sequence ATGAATAACCTGTTCGACATCGTATTAATTATACCAATTGTATTGGCCCTTGTAAAGGGATACAGGAAGGGATTGATAATAGAAGTAGCTTCTTTGATTGCCCTTTTTTTAGGTGTTATAGTTGGATTGAAGTATTCTGGTTATGCAGGAAACCAGTTAAGGACAGTTGGATTGGATACAGATTATAATGAAATAGTAGGATTTATATGTCTTCTTGTTGTTGTGATTATTGGTGTACATCTCATAGCTAAATTTATAGAAGGATTTGTGAAGATGATCTTTTTAGGGTTTGCAAATAATCTCTTAGGATCAATTTTCGCAGCCCTAAAGATGGGATTGATAGTAAGTCTCATCGTATTTGTGATGCACGCCTTAGATAAGCGTACTCAGTTTTTGGATGAAGAATTCAAGGCACAATCTAGGCTTTACATGCCGATGGTGAACTTTGTTCAAATGGCTATACCTTTTATACAGGAATTAACTAAAAATAGATCGGAAGATCCTCCTTTGGAAGAGGGAGAAGTGATTACTTAA
- the pheS gene encoding phenylalanine--tRNA ligase subunit alpha gives MKEKIDSFIEEIEAFASNDAQKIEEFRIKFLGKKGAVADLFNDFKSIAKEDRKDIGIALNELKNKAKAKIDGLKSSTSVKGNTTSTEEDFTMPGYPSELGSRHPLSIVRNQIIDIFSKMGFTLSYGPEIEDDWHNFSALNFPEEHPARDMQDTFFIQNKPGGTPEEQIALRTHTSSVQVRVMENGKPPIRTISPGRVFRNEAISARAHCIFHQVEGLYIDKNVSFADLKQTLLHFSREMFGADTKIRFRPSYFPFTEPSAEMDISCNICSGSGCNICKYSGWVEILGCGMVDPNVLENCGIDSKEYTGFAFGMGIERITMLKFQIDDLRLFFENDARFLDQFKAAR, from the coding sequence ATGAAAGAAAAAATCGACTCATTTATAGAAGAAATCGAAGCGTTCGCTTCAAACGATGCTCAAAAAATTGAAGAGTTTAGAATTAAATTCTTAGGTAAGAAAGGCGCAGTAGCCGATTTGTTTAACGATTTCAAATCTATTGCAAAAGAAGATCGAAAGGATATTGGCATTGCTCTTAACGAGTTGAAAAATAAAGCGAAAGCAAAAATTGACGGTTTAAAATCTTCTACCTCTGTAAAAGGAAATACTACTTCTACAGAAGAAGACTTTACAATGCCTGGATATCCAAGTGAACTTGGCAGTCGACATCCTCTATCTATTGTTAGAAATCAGATAATTGACATATTCTCCAAAATGGGTTTCACCCTTTCGTACGGCCCAGAAATCGAAGACGATTGGCATAACTTCAGTGCGTTAAACTTTCCCGAAGAACATCCGGCTAGAGATATGCAGGATACTTTCTTCATCCAAAATAAACCAGGTGGTACACCAGAAGAACAAATTGCTCTTAGAACCCATACATCTTCTGTTCAGGTTAGAGTAATGGAAAATGGCAAACCCCCTATTCGAACTATCTCACCGGGTCGAGTATTCCGTAACGAAGCTATTTCGGCAAGAGCTCACTGCATCTTTCATCAAGTAGAAGGTTTATATATTGATAAGAACGTTTCGTTCGCCGATTTGAAACAAACTCTTTTGCATTTCTCTAGAGAGATGTTTGGAGCAGATACTAAAATTAGATTTAGGCCTTCTTACTTTCCATTTACAGAACCAAGTGCTGAGATGGACATCTCATGCAACATATGCAGTGGAAGTGGATGCAATATTTGCAAATACTCTGGATGGGTGGAGATATTAGGATGTGGAATGGTAGATCCAAACGTATTGGAAAATTGCGGAATTGATTCTAAAGAATATACCGGATTTGCATTCGGAATGGGCATCGAACGTATTACGATGCTCAAGTTTCAAATAGATGATTTACGATTGTTCTTCGAGAACGACGCCAGGTTCTTAGATCAATTTAAAGCTGCTCGATAG
- a CDS encoding peptidylprolyl isomerase: MKARNIIAILVFLSGIILSLSSFSQEEKPQTKILITTSMGDITIILFDDTKLHRKNFMMLVKSGQFNGSIFHRVIETFMVQGGELKNPRGPLKTIPAEIKPHYVHTKGMLSAARQGDRVNPMKESSGSQFYIVHGKKYRNADLANITKSSGFPYTAEQKKEYMEKGGTPQLDGDYTVFGQVIEGLDVVDKIAAVRTGYGDKPLVDVTMRMKIIEE, translated from the coding sequence ATGAAAGCAAGAAATATTATTGCCATACTTGTATTCCTATCTGGGATTATATTGAGCCTTTCCTCTTTTTCGCAGGAAGAAAAACCGCAAACGAAAATTCTTATTACTACGAGCATGGGAGATATTACCATTATTCTTTTCGATGACACCAAACTTCATCGAAAAAATTTTATGATGCTCGTTAAAAGTGGGCAATTCAACGGATCCATTTTTCACAGAGTTATCGAGACTTTTATGGTACAAGGTGGTGAACTTAAAAACCCTAGAGGACCTTTAAAAACAATACCGGCTGAAATTAAACCTCACTATGTTCATACAAAAGGAATGCTGAGTGCAGCGAGACAAGGTGATAGGGTTAACCCAATGAAAGAGTCGTCAGGGTCTCAATTTTACATTGTTCACGGCAAGAAATATAGAAACGCAGATTTAGCCAACATCACAAAAAGTTCTGGTTTCCCTTATACAGCGGAGCAAAAGAAAGAGTACATGGAAAAAGGAGGCACGCCTCAATTGGATGGCGATTACACGGTTTTCGGTCAAGTAATAGAAGGTCTTGATGTGGTAGACAAAATAGCCGCTGTTAGAACAGGATACGGAGATAAGCCTTTAGTTGATGTTACAATGAGAATGAAAATAATAGAGGAATAG
- a CDS encoding transglycosylase domain-containing protein, whose product MSKQKKKKKKSLVVWLWFFGLGSIFGIAGLFYSISLGLFGDLPKIEELENPKINLATEIYSSDQEILGTYYFENRSNVKFDEMSPNLINALIATEDVRFLEHSGIDFQGLARAIFYMGKKGGASTVTQQLSKLTFHKRDTGYKRVLQKLKEWIIAAQLERYYTKQEIVAMYFNKVDFVNNAVGIKSAARVYFSTTPDSLKIEEAATFVGMLKNPSLFNPLRRRDTTEFRRNIVLSQMKKNLVITQQEYDSLRMIPLKLSYKRVDHNEGLAPYFREVLRAKMKKWCKAHQKPNGDNYNLYTDGLKIYTTINSKMQEYAEYAVREHIGNYLQDAFYHSCSKKSNPPFERKVTDKQVKKIMTQGMKRSERYRLLRKRGMSMDSIIINFDTPTEMRVFSWKGDIDTVMTPLDSIRYYKYFLQTGFMSMDPHTGYIKAWVGGINYKHFKYDHVKLGKRQVGSTFKPFVYSLAIEAGLSPCKEIPNVQVFFDMPAGQPDWSPRNAGGEYGGMMSLKYGLANSVNTITSWIMKQFGPRAVVKRAQDMGVTSKMDTVPSLCLGTSDISVYEMVGANSTFANKGVWIEPTFIIRVEDKHGNVIDDASFRPEKREVMSETGAYVMTSLMKGVVDGVYNEHKGKTLGSAMRLRSKPNKKRPYTGFRNPIAAKTGTTQNQSDGWFMGITPDLVSGVWVGAEDRSVHFDRLSLGQGANMALPIWAYYMHKVYEDSTLNISQGDFEIPEGGITIELDCDKVKGGSVGNDFLDF is encoded by the coding sequence ATGAGTAAACAAAAGAAAAAAAAGAAAAAAAGCTTAGTCGTTTGGCTCTGGTTTTTTGGACTGGGATCGATCTTTGGAATTGCCGGTTTGTTTTATTCAATCTCCTTAGGATTATTTGGAGACCTTCCTAAAATAGAGGAATTAGAGAACCCTAAAATAAATCTTGCAACAGAAATCTACTCTTCGGATCAGGAAATTTTAGGAACTTACTACTTTGAAAACAGATCGAATGTGAAGTTCGATGAAATGAGTCCGAATTTAATAAATGCCTTAATTGCTACAGAGGATGTACGGTTTTTAGAACATTCTGGGATTGATTTTCAAGGATTAGCAAGGGCTATTTTTTACATGGGTAAAAAAGGTGGGGCAAGTACTGTTACACAACAACTTTCGAAATTAACTTTTCATAAAAGAGATACGGGTTATAAAAGGGTTCTCCAAAAATTAAAAGAATGGATTATCGCAGCGCAATTGGAGCGATATTATACAAAGCAAGAAATTGTAGCAATGTACTTCAACAAAGTTGATTTTGTAAATAATGCGGTGGGAATAAAATCTGCTGCACGTGTTTATTTTAGTACAACACCCGATTCTCTTAAAATTGAAGAGGCGGCAACATTTGTTGGTATGCTTAAGAACCCTTCTCTTTTTAATCCTTTAAGACGAAGAGACACTACCGAGTTTAGACGAAATATTGTGTTATCTCAAATGAAGAAGAATTTAGTTATTACGCAACAGGAGTATGATTCTTTGAGGATGATTCCTCTAAAATTATCTTACAAACGGGTTGACCATAATGAAGGATTAGCACCATACTTTAGAGAGGTCTTGCGTGCAAAAATGAAAAAATGGTGCAAGGCACATCAGAAACCAAACGGAGATAATTATAATTTGTATACCGATGGTTTAAAAATCTACACAACCATCAATTCAAAAATGCAGGAATATGCTGAGTACGCAGTTAGAGAGCATATCGGTAATTATTTGCAAGATGCATTTTATCATTCTTGTTCGAAGAAGTCAAACCCTCCTTTTGAAAGAAAAGTAACCGATAAGCAGGTTAAAAAAATAATGACACAAGGGATGAAAAGATCGGAACGATATAGACTGCTACGCAAAAGAGGAATGTCGATGGATAGCATCATTATCAATTTTGATACCCCTACTGAAATGAGAGTTTTTTCTTGGAAAGGGGATATTGATACAGTTATGACTCCCCTGGATTCGATTCGGTATTACAAGTATTTTCTTCAAACAGGCTTTATGTCGATGGATCCACATACCGGATATATTAAGGCTTGGGTGGGTGGAATTAATTACAAGCATTTTAAATACGATCACGTTAAATTGGGTAAAAGACAAGTGGGATCAACATTTAAACCTTTTGTATATAGCTTGGCTATAGAGGCTGGCTTGTCACCTTGTAAAGAGATCCCTAATGTTCAAGTTTTCTTCGATATGCCAGCAGGACAACCAGATTGGTCGCCTAGAAATGCCGGTGGTGAGTATGGAGGTATGATGTCTTTAAAGTATGGATTGGCCAATTCGGTTAATACTATTACCTCTTGGATTATGAAACAATTTGGACCAAGAGCGGTTGTGAAGAGAGCACAAGACATGGGAGTAACCAGTAAAATGGATACTGTTCCATCGCTTTGTTTGGGTACGTCTGATATATCGGTATATGAAATGGTTGGTGCAAATAGCACTTTCGCAAATAAAGGAGTTTGGATCGAACCAACTTTCATAATTCGAGTAGAAGACAAGCATGGGAATGTAATTGATGATGCAAGTTTTAGACCTGAAAAAAGAGAAGTGATGAGTGAGACCGGAGCATATGTAATGACCAGTTTAATGAAAGGGGTTGTAGATGGTGTGTACAACGAACACAAAGGGAAAACTCTCGGTAGTGCCATGCGATTAAGAAGTAAGCCAAATAAAAAGAGACCTTATACCGGATTTAGAAACCCGATTGCAGCTAAAACGGGTACTACCCAAAATCAATCGGATGGATGGTTTATGGGTATCACACCTGACCTAGTATCTGGTGTATGGGTTGGAGCAGAGGACAGAAGTGTTCACTTCGATAGGCTATCGTTAGGGCAGGGTGCTAATATGGCGCTACCTATTTGGGCTTATTACATGCATAAAGTATATGAAGATTCTACTCTTAATATTAGTCAAGGGGATTTCGAAATTCCCGAAGGAGGTATTACTATTGAATTAGATTGTGATAAGGTAAAAGGTGGAAGTGTAGGAAATGATTTTCTAGATTTTTAG
- a CDS encoding gliding motility lipoprotein GldH, protein MSTGQYLFRIVGLFICIGIIGCDSNRVYENNIEIAEGIWNKDSTLIFQIDIQDTIVEHNLSINIRNQGGYAYSNLFLFVKAISPLGSMIKDTVEITLAEKNGKWKGEGIGNIFHLRQLYRQAIRFPYAGLYTFEVQHAMREDNLEEIVDIGFRLEKINE, encoded by the coding sequence ATGAGTACGGGGCAATATCTTTTTAGAATAGTTGGGTTATTTATTTGCATTGGCATAATTGGATGCGATTCGAATAGAGTGTATGAAAATAACATTGAGATAGCCGAAGGTATTTGGAATAAGGATTCTACATTAATTTTCCAGATAGATATTCAAGATACCATTGTAGAGCACAATCTTTCCATAAATATTAGAAATCAAGGAGGGTATGCATACAGTAATTTATTTCTTTTTGTAAAAGCGATTTCACCACTTGGAAGCATGATAAAGGATACGGTTGAAATTACGCTTGCAGAAAAAAATGGTAAATGGAAGGGTGAAGGAATTGGAAATATATTTCATCTAAGACAGTTATACCGACAGGCTATTCGATTCCCTTATGCAGGGCTATATACTTTTGAAGTGCAGCACGCAATGCGAGAAGATAATTTAGAAGAGATCGTAGATATAGGTTTTAGATTAGAAAAGATTAATGAGTAA
- the pyk gene encoding pyruvate kinase, whose amino-acid sequence MKSPNRTKIIATIGPASSSRKALKDLIKSGVNVCRINFSHGSHEDHLEVINHVKSINKEMHVHTALLADLQGPKLRIGEVENNGVQIVNGKTLIITTKKCIGTSKKVYITYPQFPKDVKAKQKVLLDDGKLILEVISTDRKSEVSTKIIAGGTLSSKKGVNLPDTKVSLPCLTKKDKEDLDFALKHNVEWMGLSFVRKASDIKQLKAIIAKSGSTARVVAKMEKPEAILNMKDIIKATDAVMVARGDLGVEIPMEDVPLVQKLLVSECLKASRPIIVATQMMESMIDNVTPTRAEVNDVANSCMDGADALMLSGETSVGKHPTTVIKAMHRIIANVEAYENIYNKAYTFSTSKDRMIADNISYNACTLSDRIGASGIVTMTVSGYTAYKIAGFRPKSRIFAFTSNHSLLNTLSLVWGVTGYYYDGFVSTDDTIEDIVKVLKKDKHIKKDDLLINVASMPIKDRLQANMLKITEVK is encoded by the coding sequence ATGAAATCACCAAATAGAACAAAAATTATTGCTACCATCGGGCCAGCATCATCTTCTAGAAAAGCACTAAAAGATTTAATCAAATCTGGAGTGAATGTGTGTAGAATTAACTTTTCACATGGTTCGCATGAGGATCACTTAGAGGTAATAAATCATGTTAAGTCTATCAACAAAGAAATGCATGTTCACACCGCATTGCTTGCAGATTTACAAGGACCGAAGTTAAGAATTGGTGAGGTTGAAAATAATGGAGTTCAGATTGTTAATGGGAAGACGCTAATAATAACAACTAAAAAATGTATAGGTACATCTAAGAAAGTATATATCACTTATCCGCAATTTCCAAAAGATGTTAAAGCAAAACAAAAAGTTTTACTAGACGACGGAAAGTTAATTCTTGAGGTTATAAGTACGGATAGAAAGTCAGAGGTAAGCACAAAGATTATTGCGGGTGGAACATTATCCTCAAAAAAAGGTGTTAATCTTCCAGATACAAAGGTGTCCTTGCCTTGTCTTACTAAAAAGGATAAAGAAGATTTAGATTTTGCTCTTAAGCATAATGTGGAATGGATGGGACTTTCTTTTGTTAGAAAGGCATCTGACATTAAACAATTGAAAGCAATAATAGCTAAATCGGGAAGCACAGCTCGTGTGGTTGCTAAGATGGAAAAGCCAGAGGCTATTCTTAACATGAAAGATATCATTAAGGCAACAGATGCAGTAATGGTTGCTCGTGGAGATTTAGGTGTGGAAATTCCTATGGAGGATGTACCATTGGTTCAGAAGCTTCTTGTATCGGAATGTTTAAAGGCTTCTCGACCAATTATTGTTGCAACACAAATGATGGAGAGCATGATTGATAATGTAACTCCAACAAGAGCAGAAGTAAATGATGTTGCTAATTCATGCATGGATGGTGCGGATGCTTTAATGCTTAGTGGAGAAACTTCGGTTGGAAAACACCCAACTACGGTAATTAAGGCAATGCATAGAATTATTGCGAATGTTGAGGCGTATGAGAATATTTATAATAAAGCTTATACTTTCTCTACAAGTAAAGATCGTATGATAGCCGACAATATTAGTTACAATGCATGTACGCTTTCAGATAGAATAGGTGCAAGTGGAATTGTAACCATGACGGTTTCTGGTTATACAGCCTATAAAATCGCAGGATTTAGACCTAAGTCAAGAATATTTGCTTTTACAAGTAACCATTCTTTATTAAATACCTTGAGTTTAGTTTGGGGTGTTACGGGTTACTACTATGATGGATTTGTAAGCACGGATGATACAATTGAAGATATTGTCAAGGTGTTGAAGAAAGACAAACACATTAAGAAAGACGACTTGTTGATTAACGTAGCAAGTATGCCGATCAAAGACAGGTTACAAGCAAATATGCTTAAGATAACGGAAGTTAAATAA